From a single Nakaseomyces glabratus chromosome H, complete sequence genomic region:
- the MLO1 gene encoding Mlo1p (CAGL0H02541g~Ortholog(s) have mitochondrion localization): MMYKVGVRSINSVRQLSRFRRWHELDLAEQHKFIHKFAENYRKRYPGSKTNLSFRGLMKDIDTYKDSPSVFGIFYNSICDNIDHGRDNGRFAHDSFRKLVLHRNDST, encoded by the coding sequence ATGATGTACAAGGTAGGTGTCAGGTCCATCAATAGTGTGCGTCAGTTAAGCAGATTTCGTAGGTGGCATGAATTAGATCTCGCCGAACAGCACAAGTTCATACACAAATTTGCCGAAAACTACCGCAAGCGGTACCCGGGATCGAAGACCAATCTCTCATTTCGAGGACTCATGAAAGACATCGACACTTATAAGGATTCGCCGTCTGTATTTGGTATTTTCTACAATAGCATTTGTGACAACATTGACCACGGCAGAGACAATGGTCGTTTTGCGCACGACAGTTTCCGGAAACTAGTACTACATAGAAACGACTCTACATAG
- the HOR7 gene encoding Hor7p (CAGL0H02563g~Predicted GPI-linked protein), which produces MKVSNVVLGAIAIAAVNAQNASNHSSSSKNAANALPANNAYTAGVAGAAVAGALAFLI; this is translated from the coding sequence ATGAAGGTCTCTAATGTTGTTCTAGGTGCTATCGCTATTGCTGCTGTCAATGCTCAAAATGCTTCTAACCACAGCAGTTCTTCCAAGAACGCTGCCAATGCCCTTCCAGCCAACAATGCTTACACTGCTGGTGTAGCGGGTGCAGCTGTGGCTGGTGCTTTGGcttttttgatttga
- the GAD1 gene encoding glutamate decarboxylase GAD1 (CAGL0H02585g~Ortholog(s) have glutamate decarboxylase activity, role in cellular response to oxidative stress, glutamate catabolic process and cytoplasm localization), producing MLHKHTDKQRLPVNIVDHHHIDPCLQDFKLLSKELQDIASNSEKLKALGSKENKESHLLSMKYVIPKEGVPADQAYDMIHNELTLDGNTHLNLASFVNTSTTHEVRKLISENLTKNLADNDEYPQLIELTQRCISMLSGLWNANPEEEPIGCATTGSSEAIMLGGLAMKKMWEKKMKAAGRTDTSKPNIIMSSACQVALEKFARYFDVECRLVPVSRKSHHMLDPNLLWDFVDENTIGCFVIMGTTYTGHLENVAEVGDVLTAIEKQHPEWANKDIPIHVDGASGGFIVPFAFSREQLKAYGVPNWGFDHPRVVSINTSGHKFGLTTPGLGWVLWRDESHLAPELRFRLKYLGGVEETFGLNFSRPGFQVVHQYYNFMNLGYDGYRDTFKRSLFVARVFAHQILRSPIFNDYFEVVSSIHESIDGDKVPDAANDYWENPEKYKPGVPLIAFKFSDKFQKEYPEVPQALLSHMLRTRGWIIPNYPLPHSTDGSDKCEVLRVVFRNEMSLDLAQLLLSDIQAVLRKLQGSYSGLKTISHESDSDKRRDYVYKMLLALASPDADIGEDEDEETKEKKASKKEEIKQRLKRNYRGTC from the coding sequence ATGTTACACAAGCACACTGACAAGCAGAGACTTCCTGTTAACATTGTGGATCACCATCATATTGACCCATGCTTACAGGATTTCAAGTTACTATCTAAGGAGTTGCAGGATATTGCCTCCAACAGTGAGAAATTGAAGGCTCTTGGCAGCAAAGAGAACAAAGAGTCTCATTTGCTCTCCATGAAATATGTGATTCCAAAGGAAGGTGTTCCTGCTGATCAGGCCTATGATATGATTCATAATGAGCTGACACTAGATGGTAACACCCATTTGAACTTGGCTAGTTTCGTTAACACATCTACTACTCATGAGGTAAGAAAGCTTATTTCTGAGAACTTGACCAAGAACTTGGCTGATAACGACGAGTATCCTCAATTGATTGAACTTACTCAAAGATGCATCTCTATGTTATCCGGACTATGGAACGCTAACCCAGAGGAGGAGCCAATTGGGTGTGCTACTACGGGTTCCAGTGAGGCTATTATGCTTGGTGGTTTGGctatgaagaagatgtgggagaagaagatgaaggcTGCGGGGAGAACTGACACCAGCAAGCCTAACATTATTATGTCTTCAGCCTGTCAAGTTGCCTTAGAAAAGTTTGCCCGTTACTTCGATGTTGAGTGTAGACTTGTTCCAGTATCTAGGAAGAGCCACCATATGCTGGACCCTAACCTATTGTGGGACTTTGTCGATGAGAACACTATTGGTTGTTTTGTTATCATGGGTACCACATACACTGGGCATTTGGAAAATGTTGCCGAGGTCGGCGATGTGTTAACCGCCATCGAGAAGCAGCACCCAGAATGGGCCAACAAGGATATTCCAATTCATGTTGATGGTGCGTCTGGTGGTTTCATTGTTCCGTTTGCATTCTCCAGGGAGCAATTGAAGGCCTATGGTGTTCCAAACTGGGGGTTCGACCACCCTCGTGTTGTTAGTATAAACACCAGTGGACACAAGTTTGGTTTAACCACGCCTGGTCTCGGTTGGGTTCTGTGGAGAGATGAGAGTCACTTAGCACCTGAACTGAGATTCCGTCTAAAGTACCTGGGTGGTGTTGAAGAGACTTTTGGTCTGAACTTCTCCAGACCGGGGTTCCAAGTTGTTCACCAATACTACAATTTCATGAACTTGGGTTACGACGGTTACCGTGATACATTTAAGAGATCGCTGTTTGTTGCTAGAGTCTTTGCTCACCAGATCTTGCGCAGTCCAATCTTCAATGACTACTTTGAAGTCGTCAGCTCTATCCATGAGAGTATTGATGGTGACAAGGTCCCAGATGCAGCCAACGACTACTGGGAGAACCCCGAGAAGTACAAGCCTGGTGTGCCACTGATTGCCTTCAAGTTCTCCGATAAGTTCCAGAAGGAGTACCCAGAAGTGCCACAGGCGCTATTGTCACACATGCTAAGGACCCGTGGCTGGATCATCCCCAACTACCCATTGCCACACTCCACCGATGGCTCAGACAAGTGCGAGGTGCTGAGAGTTGTGTTCCGTAACGAGATGTCCCTGGACTTGGCACAGCTGCTGTTGTCAGACATCCAAGCCGTGCTCAGAAAGCTGCAAGGCAGTTACTCAGGCCTGAAGACCATCTCGCATGAATCAGACTCCGACAAGAGACGCGACTACGTCTACAAGATGCTACTGGCATTGGCCTCCCCAGACGCCGACATCggagaagatgaagacgaagaaaccaaggaaaagaaagcatccaagaaagaagaaatcaaacaaCGTCTCAAGAGAAACTACAGAGGTACTTGTTAA
- the SPE2 gene encoding adenosylmethionine decarboxylase SPE2 (CAGL0H02607g~Ortholog(s) have adenosylmethionine decarboxylase activity, role in spermidine biosynthetic process, spermine biosynthetic process and cytosol, nucleus localization): protein MTVTIQELTNHSYIDHELSATLDSTEAFEGPEKLLEIWFFPHRHCIPKDENGDMKTLRSIAVEKWVAILKLVKCEVLSIKSTEKMDAFLLSESSLFVCDHKITLKTCGTTTTLFCLEELFRIVEEELGWDMRAKKEENVGKYHPHKVFYSRRCFMFPLKQRSIHKRWSDEIEYLNKFFCYGSSYLVGRSDQSNHWNLYVTETNKNMNITDDCGEDDEDETLEILMTELDQTCAQQFSCKREVKTVEQSQQDENTSEDEGHLSGYKMTNATRLDRVYNNEKNVSFHHDAFAFTPCGYSSNIIMDEEYYYTLHVTPEKGWSYASFESNVPVRHVSNNKQDNISVINHVLSVFQPRDLCITFFCKSMDNESFKKLMKTSGEIPNYTKKDRIIYDLDDYHLLYIRFERNC, encoded by the coding sequence ATGACAGTTACCATCCAGGAGTTGACAAACCATTCATACATTGATCATGAGCTCTCCGCTACTTTAGATTCAACCGAAGCATTTGAGGGCCCTGAAAAGTTGTTAGAGATATGGTTTTTTCCTCACCGCCATTGTATACCAAAGGATGAAAATGGCGATATGAAGACATTGCGTTCTATCGCTGTTGAGAAATGGGTGGCCATCTTAAAACTGGTAAAGTGTGAAGTGTTGTCCATCAAATCAACTGAGAAGATGGATGCATTCTTATTAAGTGAATCATCCTTATTTGTATGCGATCATAAGATAACTTTAAAAACGTGCGGTACTACTACTACCCTGTTCTGTCTTGAAGAACTATTTCgaattgttgaagaagagctTGGCTGGGATATGCGTGCtaagaaggaagaaaacGTTGGTAAATACCACCCTCACAAAGTTTTCTATTCTAGAAGATGTTTTATGTTCCCATTGAAACAGCGCTCAATTCATAAGAGATGGAGTGATGAGATAGAATACTTAAACAAATTTTTCTGTTATGGAAGTAGTTATCTCGTTGGTAGAAGCGATCAAAGCAACCATTGGAATCTATATGTCACTGAGACGAACAAAAACATGAATATCACAGATGATTGTGGcgaggatgatgaagatgaaactTTGGAGATCTTGATGACGGAGTTGGATCAGACCTGCGCCCAACAATTTTCCTGTAAGAGAGAAGTAAAAACTGTTGAACAATCACAACAGGATGAAAATACAAGTGAAGATGAAGGCCATCTTTCAGGTTATAAAATGACAAATGCCACAAGATTAGATAGAGTTTATAACAATGAGAAGAATGTAAGCTTCCACCACGATGCTTTCGCATTCACACCTTGCGGTTACTCCTCTAACATCATAATGGATGAAGAATATTACTATACTTTGCATGTCACACCAGAGAAAGGATGGTCATATGCATCTTTCGAAAGTAACGTCCCTGTGAGGCACGTATCCAACAACAAACAAGACAATATATCTGTTATTAACCACGTTCTTTCTGTATTCCAACCTAGGGATCTATGCATCACTTTCTTCTGCAAGTCCATGGATAATGAATCATTCAAGAAACTAATGAAGACCTCTGGAGAAATACCCAACTatacaaagaaagataGAATCATTTATGACCTCGACGACTACCACCTTCTATACATAagatttgaaagaaattgttga
- the RKR1 gene encoding ubiquitin-protein ligase RKR1 (CAGL0H02651g~Ortholog(s) have ribosomal large subunit binding, ubiquitin-protein transferase activity), with protein MSFGVNTFQKYRDDSGLGHNGVAVSLNYYDGLPESSLLNSLSSNELKLIFKSLMKRDDTTKEKALNELMGLVEHYDHNSFLFDDIMLLCWSQLYAKLCMSELKNIRLVCQQVTLGIITKMRKSVAKYFKDLIPFVLLGTCDTDSAVARLCATGIKTCFNDDEDKVTALYSLFDIPILSLTKAILVTETPQTLTDERYSTPDDADFKYQRVVVSAINLLLAAIERNKAILEDETFNEIMDNENLWKLMSIKNLNSIKTYESLIRLAITLSEEEFLTSHKHVLKLISKKLLKSLSQFNDKNILKVNYICPLILTLFMCLNKYKNGKFWSYDKISKDRLVGFLSTAMKSPTVGFFPTFFRFYTSVESQDILDKELEWWPLIRIGNKNLCNKSFLGRDGAKILKEYWSCRVQLNNSSFSNKNELLIEDIKEVINSTDITNVVEVKQLFRNYLNNTAILHEIDVLLASHGNLTRDIKLKFDNFLNLFFLEATESDVISMSKTLIKAWDNKEGPPESTLFVSNRLIKNGKEHPESLYFFFERLLDLMNEDNHSEISNLFVSYSSIIKVPDEKVISLFGSFIMRVTIISKNVNSVKDILCQIPRIYCEKLCSADESTIKKIFDTIIQSYSGDTNVQFFQSPIINIFTIHRLFEVFVSKGEFSKLVSDINYLDSTCKQYLYAQETFYDHTLNELNDMQFFTLLKEACLVLGVNDEIDANIVKVLLRKIKKSFSKQSSEQYFEVLDILLKHNKDTINVFLPSDPLKLLKEFNPSSLLLCDGNFGANVAFFLSGPTLEDYEKAKPLLHQAMFIDTYLSKNNKTDLDAWIIFLTIMSEIAADYNYLSESPEYIFQDLENTIYKSVERPFSFLSILNLLNNVEAKNNSWLSKLIDFEESNSMVAYYSGMIVRRILINEVDYMSSSDKNFISQELYTFLSKALREKEHGLKLFYATILLATSKDVVMPEALIKVGALLISQIVGISEMELIKGKSKVLLILFSMLAGSINISEPVLPIPKLNMALKTLDNILDSDIAYDEEFIIHRLLIMKFIGAIVSQSNLEQAHSQALKLAERLIADGFSMSLLEETPMKPELQYLATQLHKYCIARNEWECTEEYRSEIETGFMDTMLNSVSVFKNNHCSAQYYIMCEGIFSARKTNEQIKNLDSMIEQFVSMQLCCNIGYMRLLVAILEKTIYEKQQINLIEFELENQKLGKDKTQDDNQEDERSFEEYKIPEILMTSLITNLPSEYLEYENQYRFLNYLWTWYLTVSYFKDVSYNMRELYMDQLKEKDLITQMLDFIVDQIDFDDTTYWKTVEINDISNYEIHNNQLEPFIEAVNDECKKLLVHLMYKIFSASGTLSAKWYMNIKNKSLSSKIDRFVSEFVSPILISNELREVENKKESLTSKDDSLTIKINEKLHEVKASFLIDEQKLEIAFKLPVNYPLENIQVIGISRVGISEQKWKQWIMSTQHVITGMNGSVQDSLELFTKNVGLQFSGFEECAICYSILHAVDRKLPTKTCSTCKNKFHGACLYKWFRSSGNNTCPLCRSEINFRR; from the coding sequence ATGTCATTTGGAGTGAACACTTTTCAGAAGTATAGAGATGATAGCGGTCTAGGTCATAATGGGGTGGCTGTGTCTTTAAACTATTATGATGGTTTGCCAGAGAGCAGCTTATTGAACTCGTTGTCTAGCAATGAATTGAAGTTGATCTTTAAATCCCTGATGAAAAGGGATGACACCACAAAGGAGAAGGCATTGAATGAGCTTATGGGACTAGTTGAGCACTATGACCATAACAGTTTcttatttgatgatattatgCTGTTATGTTGGAGTCAATTGTACGCTAAGCTATGCATGAGTGAGctgaaaaatattagattAGTGTGCCAGCAGGTTACTCTCGGTATAATTACTAAGATGAGAAAATCAGTAGccaaatatttcaaagacTTGATTCCATTTGTGCTTCTAGGTACATGCGATACGGACTCCGCAGTTGCCAGGCTATGTGCCACGGGTATAAAAACCTGCTTTAATGACGATGAGGATAAAGTTACCGCACTATACAGTTTATTCGATATCCCTATCTTGTCCCTGACTAAGGCAATATTAGTCACCGAAACTCCCCAAACATTGACAGATGAGAGATACTCGACACCTGATGATGCTGACTTTAAATATCAGCGGGTTGTAGTAAGCGCTATAAATCTTTTGTTAGCTGCAATTGAACGGAACAAGGCTATTTTGGAAGATGAAACTTTTAATGAAATCATGGACAATGAGAATTTATGGAAGTTGATGAgtataaaaaatttgaactCTATTAAGACATATGAGTCACTAATAAGATTGGCTATTACTTTAAGCGAAGAGGAGTTTTTGACTTCTCATAAGCATGTGTTAAAGCTGATAAGTAAGAAACTCTTGAAAAGCCTGTCTCAATTTAACgataaaaatatactgAAGGTTAATTATATCTGTCCGCTGATCTTAACTCTGTTTATGTGCTtgaacaaatacaaaaatggAAAGTTTTGGTCATATgataaaatttcaaaagatcGACTTGTGGGATTCTTGTCAACTGCCATGAAGAGCCCAACGGTTGGTTTTTTCCCTACATTTTTTAGGTTTTATACTTCGGTAGAAAGTCAAGATATCTTGGATAAAGAGTTAGAATGGTGGCCATTAATTCGAATTGGGAACAAAAACTTATGCAATAAATCCTTTTTGGGTAGAGATGGTGCtaaaattttaaaagaGTACTGGAGCTGTCGAGTACAACTGAATAATTCATCTTTTTCGAACAAAAATGAGTTATTGATTGAAGATATAAAAGAAGTTATCAACTCAACAGATATAACCAATGTTGTTGAAGTAAAACAGCTCTTCAGGAACTATCTTAATAACACTGCTATACTTCATGAAATTGATGTACTATTAGCAAGCCATGGAAATCTCACGAGAGATataaaattgaagtttgataattttCTAAACTTATTTTTTCTAGAAGCAACAGAAAGTGATGTGATATCAATGTCAAAAACACTTATAAAGGCTTGGGATAACAAAGAAGGTCCGCCAGAATCCActttatttgtttctaACAGATTGATAAAGAATGGAAAAGAACACCCAGAGAGCTTatacttcttctttgagCGGTTGCTAGATTTGATGAATGAGGACAACCACTCCGAAATTAGTAACCTGTTTGTCTCCTATTCCTCAATTATAAAAGTCCCTGATGAGAAGGTTATTTCTTTGTTCGGCAGCTTTATAATGAGAGTTACCATAATATCCAAAAATGTCAATAGTGTAAAGGACATACTTTGCCAAATTCCAAGAATTTATTGTGAGAAGCTATGTAGTGCGGATGAATCAACTATCAAGAAGATTTTTGATACTATTATACAATCTTACAGTGGCGATACTAATGTTCAGTTTTTCCAGAGCCctattatcaatattttcaccATCCACAGGCTATTTGAggtttttgtttcaaaagGAGAATTCAGTAAATTGGTATCGGATATTAATTATCTGGACTCTACATGCAAGCAGTACTTGTATGCACAAGAAACTTTTTATGATCATACCCTTAATGAACTAAATGACATGCAATTTTTCACACTTTTGAAAGAGGCATGCTTGGTTTTAGGCGTAAATGATGAAATAGATGcaaatattgtaaaagTGCTACtaagaaagataaaaaaatccTTTAGTAAACAATCATCTGAGCAATATTTCGAAGTACTAGATATCTTATTAAAGCACAACAAGGATACGATTAATGTATTCCTTCCTTCTGATCCTCTTAAATTGTTAAAAGAGTTTAATCCTTCTTCCCTGCTTTTATGTGACGGTAACTTCGGCGCCAATGTCgccttttttttatctggGCCTACTCTGGAGGATTACGAAAAGGCAAAGCCACTGCTACACCAAGCAATGTTTATTGATACATATCTatcaaagaataataagACTGATTTAGATGCATGGATAATCTTTCTAACGATAATGTCTGAGATAGCTGCTgattataattatttatcaGAGTCGCCTGAATACATCTTCCAAGACTTAGAAAATACGATCTACAAGTCTGTCGAGAGACcgttttcatttttgtcTATTTTGAATCTGTTGAACAACGTCGAAGCGAAAAACAACTCATGGTTGTCAAAACTAATTgactttgaagaaagtaaCTCAATGGTTGCATATTATTCAGGAATGATTGTTCGTAGAATTCTGATAAATGAAGTTGATTACATGAGTAGCAGTGACAAAAATTTTATCAGTCAAGAATTGTATACCTTCCTTTCTAAAGCATTAAGAGAAAAAGAGCATGGTCTTAAACTATTTTATGCAACTATACTACTTGCTACAAGCAAAGATGTCGTTATGCCAGAAGCTTTAATTAAGGTTGGTGCGCTGCTTATTTCCCAGATTGTTGGAATTAGCGAAATGGAACTCATAAAAGGCAAAAGTAAGGTATTGTTAATCCTATTTAGTATGCTAGCTGGCTCGATAAACATTTCTGAACCGGTTCTACCCATTCCCAAATTAAATATGGCTTTGAAAACACTGGATAATATCCTCGATAGTGATATTGCTTATGATGAGGAGTTCATCATCCACAGACTGCTCATAATGAAATTTATTGGTGCTATTGTATCGCAATCAAATTTAGAACAAGCTCATTCTCAAGCATTGAAATTAGCTGAACGGTTAATCGCAGATGGTTTTTCCATGTCATTACTGGAAGAAACTCCGATGAAACCTGAGTTACAATATCTAGCAACACAACTTCATAAATATTGTATTGCAAGGAATGAATGGGAATGTACTGAAGAATATAGAAGCGAAATTGAAACCGGATTTATGGATACAATGTTGAATAGTGTTTCAGTATTTAAGAATAATCACTGTTCGGcacaatattatattatgtGTGAAGGTATCTTTTCTGCAAGGAAAACCAACGAGCAAATTAAAAATCTTGATTCAATGATTGAGCAATTTGTCAGTATGCAATTATGCTGTAATATTGGATATATGAGGCTGTTGGTAGCCATTTTAGAAAAAACTATATATgagaaacaacaaattAACCTAATTGAGTTTGAATTGGAGAATCAGAAACTTGGTAAGGATAAAACACAAGATGATAatcaagaagatgaaagaaGTTTTGAAGAGTACAAGATTCCTGAGATATTGATGACTTCCTTGATCACAAACTTACCGTCAGAATACTTGGAATATGAGAATCAATACAGATTCTTGAATTACTTGTGGACGTGGTATTTAACTGTGAGTTATTTTAAGGATGTCTCCTACAATATGAGAGAATTATATATGGACCaactgaaagaaaaagaccTCATTACTCAGATGTTGGATTTTATTGTTGATCAGattgattttgatgataCCACATACTGGAAGACTGTTGAGATAAATGATATTTCCAATTATGAAATCCATAACAATCAGCTTGAACCATTTATCGAGGCCGTTAATGACGAGTGTAAAAAGCTACTTGTGCATTTGATGTATAAGATATTCAGTGCATCAGGCACATTGAGTGCCAAATGGTATatgaatatcaaaaataaatctttGAGCTCCAAAATTGATCGTTTTGTATCGGAGTTCGTCTCTCCTATTCTGATATCAAATGAACTCAGAGAGGTTGAGAACAAGAAGGAATCATTGACGTCAAAAGATGACTCGTTAAcaattaaaattaatgaaaaacTTCATGAGGTAAAAGCTTCATTTTTAATTGATGaacaaaaacttgaaattgcATTTAAACTGCCAGTAAATTATCCTCTAGAGAATATCCAAGTCATTGGTATTTCACGTGTTGGTATCAGTGAGCAAAAATGGAAACAGTGGATAATGTCTACTCAGCATGTTATAACTGGTATGAATGGATCTGTACAAGATTCTCTAGAGTTATTCACCAAAAATGTTGGTCTGCAATTTTCTGGATTCGAAGAATGTGCTATTTGTTATTCAATTCTGCATGCTGTGGATAGAAAACTGCCCACCAAAACATGTTCTACgtgtaaaaataaatttcatGGAGCATGTTTGTACAAATGGTTTAGATCATCAGGAAACAACACCTGCCCATTATGCCGTAGTGAGATAAATTTCCGCAGGTAA
- the UTP30 gene encoding Utp30p (CAGL0H02673g~Ortholog(s) have role in maturation of SSU-rRNA from tricistronic rRNA transcript (SSU-rRNA, 5.8S rRNA, LSU-rRNA) and 90S preribosome, nucleolus localization), whose product MAPSLCDSAFARKGVDALISYATNQDSNNDIQLIIHTEKKLGIKKDYIPRVIPLKHNKMSKVKDMRILLITKDPANKYRDVLTSNELTSDTFKEIISVKNLKRRFRGSKLTSLYKEFDMVVADFRVHHLLPAILGSRFYHSSKKTPYMVRINKEVKHKGAKMDETIDPVYLKAQLKSICRNTSYMPNEDNCINVKVGFVSTHTAKQILENIQDVIEFLSDKNMKPSGGVIKGSIKSLQVKTASSASIPIYQYNENKEKNIPNDRLVL is encoded by the coding sequence ATGGCACCATCATTGTGTGACTCTGCATTTGCGAGAAAAGGCGTAGATGCTTTGATATCCTATGCCACTAACCAAGATTCGAACAATGATATCCAACTTATTATCCatactgaaaagaaattaggCATCAAAAAAGATTATATACCTAGGGTTATACCGCTGAAACATAACAAAATGTCTAAAGTGAAGGATATGAGAATTCTTCTAATTACAAAAGACCCTGCAAACAAATATAGAGACGTTTTGACAAGTAATGAATTAACAAGTGATacattcaaagaaatcatTAGCGtaaagaacttgaagagGAGGTTTCGTGGGAGCAAATTGACCAGTCTCTACAAAGAATTTGATATGGTGGTTGCTGACTTTAGAGTACATCATTTACTTCCAGCTATATTAGGTAGTAGGTTCTACCATAGCAGCAAAAAAACTCCTTACATGGTTCGAATAAATAAGGAAGTTAAGCACAAAGGGGCCAAGATGGATGAAACAATAGACCCAGTATATCTGAAGGCGCAGTTGAAAAGTATATGCAGAAATACATCATACATGCCAAATGAAGACAATTGTATTAATGTCAAGGTAGGGTTCGTTAGTACTCACACTGCTAAACaaatattagaaaatatACAAGATGTTATTGAGTTTCTTTCTGATAAAAACATGAAGCCATCTGGTGGTGTTATAAAAGGTAGTATAAAATCACTACAAGTGAAAACAGCTTCTAGTGCAAGTATACCGATCTATCAGTACAACGAAAACAAGGAAAAAAACATCCCAAACGACCGTTTGGTTCTATGA